Proteins encoded within one genomic window of Cellulomonas flavigena DSM 20109:
- a CDS encoding NAD(P)/FAD-dependent oxidoreductase, whose translation MPTPRHRVLIVGGGNAGISLAAKLLRGGCPDVALVEPKDTHHYRPLLSYVAGGAATLDDLTRPQADVVPRGVHLYADRVTSVDPHSAVVHLAGGEKVAYGDLVLCPGSEVDWDAVPGLAEAMATPHASTSYLPEHAPDAWRMLSGLTAGRAVFAISDRHVPCSPVGLKPLFLAADHWRAAGVLDDLTVDLLVEGPRLAGTADADRELRAAAEGYGVRILPGTALTSVDAPDRTVRVRTPEGTTTIHYDALFVAPPHRAPAWVMAGGLDGEGTDGFVDVDPLTLQHRRFPRVWALGDVATVDTSPSGGALRKQVPVVAHNIPAALVGKPLRHYDGYTVAPVTTSRSELLLAEHARDGHPEPTIPFPDLGRPRRSLYWFDRHLEPQVYWHRLLRGKVS comes from the coding sequence GTGCCGACACCTCGCCATCGCGTCCTGATCGTCGGGGGCGGCAACGCCGGCATCTCGCTCGCGGCCAAGCTGCTGCGCGGCGGTTGCCCGGACGTCGCCCTCGTCGAGCCGAAGGACACCCACCACTACCGACCGCTGCTGTCGTACGTCGCCGGCGGCGCCGCGACGCTCGACGATCTCACGCGCCCGCAGGCCGACGTGGTGCCGCGAGGCGTCCACCTGTACGCGGACCGCGTGACGTCGGTCGACCCGCACTCGGCCGTCGTCCACCTCGCCGGTGGCGAGAAGGTCGCCTACGGCGACCTCGTGCTGTGCCCCGGCTCGGAGGTCGACTGGGACGCCGTGCCGGGGCTGGCCGAGGCCATGGCCACGCCGCACGCCTCGACGAGCTACCTGCCCGAGCACGCACCCGACGCGTGGCGGATGCTGTCCGGCCTCACCGCGGGCCGGGCCGTCTTCGCGATCTCCGACCGCCACGTGCCCTGCTCCCCGGTGGGCCTCAAGCCGCTGTTCCTCGCTGCCGACCACTGGCGGGCCGCGGGCGTCCTCGACGACCTCACGGTCGACCTCCTCGTCGAGGGGCCGCGCCTGGCCGGCACGGCCGACGCGGACCGGGAGCTGCGCGCCGCGGCCGAGGGTTACGGCGTCCGCATCCTCCCGGGCACGGCCCTGACCTCGGTCGACGCACCGGACCGCACGGTGCGCGTGCGCACGCCCGAGGGCACCACGACCATCCACTACGACGCGCTGTTCGTCGCCCCGCCGCACCGCGCCCCGGCCTGGGTCATGGCGGGCGGCCTGGACGGTGAGGGCACCGACGGGTTCGTCGACGTCGACCCGCTCACCCTGCAGCACCGCCGGTTCCCGCGCGTGTGGGCGCTGGGCGACGTCGCGACGGTCGACACGTCGCCGTCCGGCGGCGCACTGCGCAAGCAGGTGCCCGTGGTGGCGCACAACATCCCCGCGGCGCTCGTCGGCAAGCCGCTGCGGCACTACGACGGGTACACGGTCGCGCCCGTCACGACGTCCCGCAGCGAGCTGCTGCTCGCGGAGCACGCCCGCGACGGCCACCCGGAGCCGACGATCCCGTTCCCGGACCTGGGCCGTCCCCGCCGCTCGCTGTACTGGTTCGACCGCCACCTGGAGCCGCAGGTCTACTGGCACCGTCTGCTGCGCGGCAAGGTGTCCTGA
- a CDS encoding cytochrome P450: MTATVDTIPVVPGAPVVGSVAELATDPAAFFVRCYTEHGPVFRVRALRRTLTVLAGPELARWMGSREGRESLRSAEVWQGLVDEYGATRTLTGVDGPEHRRLREVMRRGYSREALDGRLDELVAITDECLDRAWRPGSSVPVVEALQFLVTSQLGTVLTGTVPTQYVRDIRTTILYILNALVTRQRPEVILRSPVYRRSRARVQELGEEMIRAHRAREPRPDGRRTLVDDIMDAHDADPDLLAANDLVLALTGPYVAGLDTVANTLGCLVHAVLAHPDVLARIRAEADDVFASGPLTEDSLERLTATNGAVMETMRLYPIAVAQPRVANRDFTYEGHVIREGEPVYCAITVPHFLPEMFPDPLRFDVDRYTPERREHATPGAYAPFGKGPHTCLGKGIADVLMTLTAARLFHRLDLALGPRDATLRRRAAPTPGPVASFRVRVTRERRPR, translated from the coding sequence ATGACCGCGACCGTCGACACCATCCCCGTCGTCCCGGGTGCGCCCGTGGTCGGCAGCGTCGCCGAGCTGGCGACCGACCCCGCCGCGTTCTTCGTGCGCTGCTACACCGAGCACGGTCCGGTGTTCCGGGTGCGGGCGCTGCGGCGGACGCTCACGGTGCTCGCCGGCCCGGAGCTCGCGCGGTGGATGGGCTCGCGCGAGGGCCGCGAGAGCCTGCGGTCGGCCGAGGTGTGGCAGGGGCTCGTGGACGAGTACGGCGCGACCCGCACGCTGACGGGCGTCGACGGGCCGGAGCACCGGAGGCTGCGTGAGGTGATGCGCCGCGGCTACTCGCGCGAGGCGCTCGACGGCCGGCTCGACGAGCTCGTCGCGATCACCGACGAGTGCCTCGACCGCGCCTGGCGGCCCGGCTCGTCGGTCCCCGTGGTCGAGGCGCTGCAGTTCCTCGTCACGAGCCAGCTCGGCACCGTGCTCACAGGGACGGTGCCGACGCAGTACGTGCGCGACATCCGCACGACGATCCTGTACATCCTCAACGCGCTGGTCACGCGGCAGCGCCCCGAGGTCATCCTGCGCAGCCCGGTCTACCGCCGCTCGCGTGCACGGGTGCAGGAGCTGGGCGAGGAGATGATCCGCGCGCACCGGGCCCGCGAGCCCCGGCCCGACGGACGCCGCACCCTCGTCGACGACATCATGGACGCGCACGACGCCGACCCGGACCTGCTCGCCGCGAACGACCTGGTGCTCGCGCTGACCGGGCCGTACGTCGCCGGGCTCGACACCGTGGCGAACACGCTCGGGTGCCTCGTCCACGCCGTCCTCGCGCACCCCGACGTGCTCGCGCGGATCCGCGCCGAGGCCGACGACGTGTTCGCGTCGGGCCCGCTCACCGAGGACTCCCTCGAACGTCTCACCGCGACGAACGGCGCCGTCATGGAGACCATGCGGCTCTACCCGATCGCTGTCGCCCAGCCGCGCGTCGCGAACCGCGACTTCACGTACGAGGGGCACGTGATCCGCGAGGGCGAGCCCGTGTACTGCGCCATCACCGTGCCGCACTTCCTTCCGGAGATGTTCCCCGACCCGCTGCGGTTCGACGTCGACCGGTACACCCCCGAGCGCCGCGAGCACGCGACCCCGGGTGCCTACGCGCCGTTCGGCAAGGGTCCGCACACGTGCCTGGGCAAGGGCATCGCGGACGTCCTCATGACGCTGACGGCGGCACGGCTGTTCCACCGGCTGGACCTCGCGCTCGGCCCGCGCGACGCGACACTGCGCCGACGTGCGGCTCCCACGCCCGGACCGGTCGCGAGCTTCCGCGTGCGGGTCACCAGGGAGCGTCGCCCCCGCTGA
- a CDS encoding HAD-IIB family hydrolase, producing MTYELALFDLDDTLAPSKSKVHPEIVDMIVALTRVAQVGIISGGRFEQFDAQLLSSVDDAAALARIHVLPTCGTRYLVHDGAAWSEVYSEPLTDDESARAAAAVETSARELGLWEESTWGDRIELRGSQVTFSALGQEAPVDAKAAWDPDGAKKEKLRAAVAEQLPDLEVRSGGSTSVDITRKGIDKAYGVNRLLARLGLEPAQAVFFGDRLDEGGNDYPVISTGVPCIAVEGWEDTPAKVRAALPEAFA from the coding sequence ATGACGTACGAGCTCGCGCTGTTCGACCTGGACGACACCCTCGCCCCGTCGAAGAGCAAGGTCCACCCCGAGATCGTCGACATGATCGTCGCGCTCACGCGCGTCGCGCAGGTCGGCATCATCTCCGGCGGCCGGTTCGAGCAGTTCGACGCCCAGCTCCTCTCGTCGGTCGACGACGCCGCCGCGCTCGCGCGGATCCACGTCCTGCCGACGTGCGGCACCCGCTACCTCGTGCACGACGGCGCCGCGTGGTCCGAGGTCTACAGCGAGCCGCTGACGGACGACGAGTCCGCGCGCGCCGCCGCTGCTGTCGAGACGTCCGCCCGCGAGCTCGGCCTGTGGGAGGAGAGCACGTGGGGTGACCGCATCGAGCTGCGCGGCAGCCAGGTGACGTTCTCCGCGCTGGGCCAGGAGGCGCCCGTCGACGCCAAGGCCGCGTGGGACCCCGACGGCGCCAAGAAGGAGAAGCTGCGCGCGGCCGTCGCCGAGCAGCTGCCCGACCTCGAGGTCCGCTCCGGCGGCTCGACGTCCGTCGACATCACCCGCAAGGGCATCGACAAGGCGTACGGCGTCAACCGCCTCCTCGCGCGCCTCGGCCTGGAGCCCGCGCAGGCCGTGTTCTTCGGCGACCGCCTCGACGAGGGTGGCAACGACTACCCCGTCATCTCCACGGGCGTCCCGTGCATCGCCGTCGAGGGCTGGGAGGACACGCCCGCCAAGGTCCGCGCGGCGCTGCCCGAGGCGTTCGCCTGA
- the speD gene encoding S-adenosylmethionine decarboxylase, with amino-acid sequence MHRNHVYVFDVATADPAALDDLDAVRGALTALADDAGLHPVGAEAVHRFAPQGLSLAVLLAESHVAVHTWPELGTAYVTLTTCRRPGSGFVERTRTALARAWGGEVVARTVADA; translated from the coding sequence GTGCACCGCAACCACGTGTACGTGTTCGACGTCGCCACGGCCGACCCGGCGGCGCTCGACGACCTCGACGCGGTCCGCGGGGCGCTCACCGCGCTCGCGGACGACGCCGGGCTGCACCCCGTCGGCGCCGAGGCCGTCCACCGCTTCGCGCCGCAGGGCCTGAGCCTGGCGGTGCTGCTCGCGGAGTCGCACGTCGCGGTGCACACGTGGCCCGAGCTCGGCACGGCGTACGTCACGCTGACGACGTGCCGGCGCCCCGGCAGCGGGTTCGTCGAGCGCACGCGCACGGCGCTCGCCCGCGCGTGGGGCGGCGAGGTCGTGGCGCGGACGGTGGCGGACGCATGA
- a CDS encoding DUF350 domain-containing protein, which translates to MLNDVLSTLLYSVIGIVLLLLTILLVNKLFRLNLHHELVEEHNVAFGILLAGVAVAIGIIIAGVIGS; encoded by the coding sequence GTGCTGAACGACGTCCTCTCGACCCTCCTGTACTCGGTGATCGGCATCGTCCTGCTGCTGCTGACGATCCTCCTGGTGAACAAGCTGTTCCGCCTCAACCTGCACCACGAGCTGGTGGAGGAGCACAACGTCGCGTTCGGCATCCTCCTCGCCGGGGTGGCCGTCGCGATCGGCATCATCATCGCGGGCGTCATCGGCTCCTGA
- a CDS encoding polyamine aminopropyltransferase → MTAEVLEPPAAPPAGGRRMDRPTVFAAALLVAVGGIVYELILGTAASYLVGDSVVAFSVATGVTLFGMGLGSLLAPHLPGPSGIAFVRNELALGLVGGSSVLVLFWAYGSTTLYWPVFVLLSLAIGTGIGVEIPLLMALLREHGRDGSVRLLSRVLALDYLGALLASLLFPFVLLPTLGLVRTALAVAILNVGVALFMLARMGHRPRWTWATSSALVVLLAVFVVSSGVEAALSTRLYEDPVVAATTSRYQKIVVTDYQGDVRLYLNDQLQFSSSDEARYHETLAHTALTSVAAPASVAILGGGDGLLAREVLRYPSVRDVVVVDLDPAVTDLARTNRLVRDLNEGALDDPRVTVVNADAFAWVRGTDQTFDAVLVDLVDPSNERVAKLYSQEFYQAVAAHLRPGGVMSTQATSTFFTPRAFWQVVATMEAGDPTRTVVPLGVNVPSFGEWGFALSLPGDGDALLTSTPPPDGLRFHDAASLAATTRLPGDLPPRGAAPSTLLSPRVHTTYQRDMEGWRY, encoded by the coding sequence GTGACCGCCGAGGTGCTCGAGCCGCCCGCGGCCCCGCCGGCGGGCGGGCGCCGCATGGACCGGCCCACGGTCTTCGCCGCCGCGCTGCTGGTCGCGGTCGGCGGGATCGTCTACGAGCTCATCCTCGGCACCGCGGCGTCCTACCTGGTCGGGGACTCGGTCGTCGCGTTCTCGGTGGCGACCGGTGTGACGCTGTTCGGCATGGGCCTGGGCTCGCTGCTCGCGCCGCACCTGCCGGGGCCGTCGGGCATCGCGTTCGTCCGCAACGAGCTCGCGCTGGGGCTCGTCGGCGGGTCGTCGGTGCTCGTGCTGTTCTGGGCGTACGGGTCGACGACGCTCTACTGGCCGGTGTTCGTGCTGCTGTCGTTGGCGATCGGCACGGGCATCGGCGTGGAGATCCCGCTGCTGATGGCGCTGCTGCGCGAGCACGGGCGCGACGGCTCGGTGCGGCTGCTGTCGCGCGTGCTGGCCCTGGACTACCTGGGCGCGCTGCTGGCGTCCCTGCTCTTCCCGTTCGTGCTGCTGCCGACGCTCGGCCTGGTGCGCACGGCGCTCGCCGTCGCGATCCTCAACGTGGGGGTCGCGCTGTTCATGCTCGCGCGCATGGGCCACCGGCCGCGGTGGACGTGGGCGACGTCGTCGGCGCTGGTGGTGCTGCTCGCGGTGTTCGTGGTCTCGTCGGGCGTCGAGGCGGCGCTCAGCACGCGGCTGTACGAGGACCCCGTGGTGGCGGCCACGACGTCGAGGTACCAGAAGATCGTCGTCACGGACTACCAGGGCGACGTGCGGCTGTACCTCAACGACCAGCTCCAGTTCTCGTCGAGCGACGAGGCCCGGTACCACGAGACCCTCGCGCACACGGCCCTGACGTCGGTCGCGGCCCCCGCGTCGGTCGCGATCCTCGGCGGCGGTGACGGCCTGCTGGCGCGCGAGGTGCTGCGGTACCCGTCGGTGCGCGACGTCGTCGTGGTGGACCTCGACCCGGCCGTGACGGACCTGGCACGGACCAACCGCCTGGTGCGGGACCTCAACGAGGGCGCGCTGGACGACCCGCGCGTCACGGTGGTCAACGCGGACGCGTTCGCGTGGGTGCGGGGCACGGACCAGACGTTCGACGCGGTGCTCGTCGACCTCGTCGACCCGTCCAACGAGCGCGTCGCCAAGCTCTACTCGCAGGAGTTCTACCAGGCGGTCGCGGCCCACCTGCGGCCCGGCGGCGTGATGTCCACGCAGGCGACGTCGACGTTCTTCACGCCCCGCGCCTTCTGGCAGGTGGTGGCGACGATGGAGGCGGGCGACCCGACGCGCACGGTGGTGCCGCTGGGCGTCAACGTGCCGTCGTTCGGGGAGTGGGGGTTCGCCCTGAGCCTGCCCGGTGACGGCGACGCGCTGCTGACGTCCACCCCGCCGCCGGACGGCCTGCGCTTCCACGACGCGGCCTCGCTGGCCGCGACGACGCGGCTGCCCGGTGACCTGCCGCCCCGCGGCGCCGCGCCGTCGACGCTGCTCTCCCCGCGCGTGCACACCACGTACCAGCGGGACATGGAGGGCTGGCGGTACTGA
- a CDS encoding LamG-like jellyroll fold domain-containing protein encodes MPVPSLPRPRPTARAVVVALVAGAVALVPGTAYAHGRPAAPPAHGRPVGPPPRPVNHAPDRPVDVGTSNPWTDCSTSAPTPLRSTTPTLRAVLSDVDGGVLEAVFQVRDGRTKRPLWSATTAPQGSGVSHAVTVPEGVLRDGRTYEWSVQGRDAAGRKSPEVRCRVAVDATAPGPSQVTAVPGAGAVYAEDAVSGGVGVAGAFLLEAPGTDDVVGFLYAFDGGPARVDLEPGATAATVTWTPTTAGPHGLSVQAVDAAGNVGPERFYRFTVASASSSPTGNARWTLDEGAGTTATDATGGQVLTLSPSTTWTAGLQEELAAMTDGALLLDEADDGAATAAPLLDTTGSWSVAAFVRADGSAPGTVVSQDGEGTDAFRLGTGTVACEDGVDLCWSLSVAGADGAGGTTVTSTVPVVPGAWVALFAVRDAAQGTVRLDACSFGTVDEPGDQVPVEGATASAAAGVASTGPFRLGGAQDGASPWSGAISGVRTWGGVVDVAQERRLCSMGA; translated from the coding sequence GTGCCCGTCCCGTCCCTGCCCCGCCCACGCCCCACTGCCCGGGCCGTGGTCGTCGCCCTCGTGGCCGGCGCCGTCGCGCTGGTCCCGGGCACGGCGTACGCGCACGGGCGCCCCGCCGCTCCGCCCGCGCACGGCCGGCCCGTCGGCCCGCCGCCGCGCCCCGTGAACCACGCTCCCGACCGCCCCGTGGACGTGGGCACGTCGAACCCGTGGACGGACTGCTCGACGTCGGCCCCCACGCCGCTGCGCTCGACGACGCCCACGCTGCGCGCGGTGCTCTCCGACGTCGACGGGGGCGTCCTCGAGGCGGTCTTCCAGGTGCGGGACGGGCGGACGAAGCGACCGCTGTGGTCGGCCACCACCGCGCCGCAGGGGTCCGGCGTCTCGCACGCCGTGACCGTGCCGGAGGGCGTGCTGCGGGACGGCCGCACGTACGAGTGGAGCGTGCAGGGGCGGGACGCCGCGGGGAGGAAGAGCCCGGAGGTCCGCTGCCGGGTCGCCGTCGACGCCACGGCACCCGGCCCGTCGCAGGTCACGGCCGTGCCCGGCGCGGGTGCCGTCTACGCCGAGGACGCCGTCAGCGGCGGGGTCGGCGTCGCCGGCGCGTTCCTGCTGGAGGCGCCCGGCACGGACGACGTGGTGGGCTTCCTCTACGCGTTCGACGGCGGCCCGGCCCGCGTGGACCTCGAGCCCGGCGCCACGGCCGCCACCGTGACGTGGACGCCGACCACCGCGGGACCGCACGGGCTCTCCGTCCAGGCGGTCGACGCGGCGGGCAACGTCGGGCCGGAGCGCTTCTACCGGTTCACCGTCGCCTCGGCCTCGTCGAGCCCCACGGGCAACGCCCGGTGGACTCTCGACGAGGGCGCCGGCACCACCGCCACGGACGCCACCGGCGGGCAGGTGCTGACCCTCTCCCCGTCGACCACGTGGACGGCCGGGCTGCAGGAGGAGCTGGCCGCGATGACGGACGGCGCGCTGCTGCTCGACGAGGCCGACGACGGCGCGGCCACCGCGGCACCGCTGCTCGACACCACCGGCAGCTGGTCGGTGGCCGCGTTCGTGCGCGCCGACGGCAGCGCGCCCGGAACGGTTGTCAGCCAGGACGGCGAGGGGACCGACGCCTTCCGGCTGGGCACCGGCACCGTGGCGTGCGAGGACGGGGTCGACCTCTGCTGGTCGCTCAGCGTCGCGGGTGCTGACGGCGCCGGGGGCACGACCGTCACCTCGACGGTGCCCGTCGTCCCCGGAGCGTGGGTCGCCCTCTTCGCGGTGCGCGACGCGGCGCAGGGCACGGTCCGGCTCGACGCCTGCAGCTTCGGCACCGTCGACGAGCCGGGTGACCAGGTGCCGGTGGAGGGGGCGACCGCCAGCGCCGCCGCGGGCGTGGCCTCGACCGGGCCCTTCCGCCTCGGAGGAGCGCAGGACGGCGCCTCGCCGTGGTCCGGTGCCATCAGCGGCGTGCGGACGTGGGGCGGCGTCGTCGACGTGGCGCAGGAGCGCCGCCTCTGCAGCATGGGCGCCTGA
- a CDS encoding NADPH-dependent FMN reductase has product MTSTAAPDLRVLLVVGSVRDGRIGPVVASWVRDRLVEHGGLDVDVVDLLDVDLPASLDGSGDTEAWRARVGAADAVVVVTPEYNHGYPGYLKTAIDSVQGEWRGKTVGFASYGGAAGGTRAVEQLRPVFTECHVHSVRDQVVLPNVWELIGEDGTLDGERAEASAKAMIEQLVWWGSALRSARAAAAV; this is encoded by the coding sequence ATGACCAGCACCGCCGCGCCCGACCTCCGCGTCCTCCTCGTCGTCGGCAGCGTCCGCGACGGCCGCATCGGACCTGTCGTCGCGTCGTGGGTGCGCGACCGCCTGGTCGAGCACGGCGGGCTCGACGTCGACGTCGTCGACCTGCTCGACGTCGACCTGCCCGCGTCCCTCGACGGCTCGGGCGACACCGAGGCGTGGCGCGCGCGCGTCGGGGCGGCCGACGCGGTCGTCGTCGTCACCCCCGAGTACAACCACGGCTACCCGGGCTACCTCAAGACCGCGATCGACTCCGTGCAGGGCGAGTGGCGCGGCAAGACCGTCGGGTTCGCGTCGTACGGCGGTGCCGCCGGCGGCACCCGCGCGGTCGAGCAGCTGCGGCCGGTGTTCACCGAGTGCCACGTCCACTCCGTGCGCGACCAGGTCGTGCTGCCCAACGTGTGGGAGCTCATCGGCGAGGACGGCACGCTCGACGGCGAGCGCGCGGAGGCGTCCGCGAAGGCGATGATCGAGCAGCTCGTGTGGTGGGGGTCGGCGCTGCGCTCCGCGCGCGCGGCCGCAGCTGTCTGA
- a CDS encoding MarR family winged helix-turn-helix transcriptional regulator has protein sequence MVDEPQWLTRDETLAWIALCGLFTHLPHVLDRQLQRDAGISLADYQVLAWLSMAPDRTRRMRDLAARADVTLSHLSRIVARLEDRGWVRRRPEPTDGRTTLATLTDAGWAKVVATAPCHVTEVRRRVFDGLTPEQVAALDEVSRHITTACDVALPDIDTGEPRR, from the coding sequence ATGGTGGACGAGCCGCAGTGGCTGACGCGCGACGAGACTCTCGCGTGGATCGCGCTGTGCGGCCTGTTCACGCACCTGCCGCACGTGCTCGACCGCCAGCTCCAGCGCGACGCCGGCATCTCCCTCGCCGACTACCAGGTGCTCGCGTGGCTCTCCATGGCCCCCGACCGCACCCGCCGCATGCGTGACCTCGCCGCCCGCGCCGACGTCACGCTCTCCCACCTGTCCCGCATCGTCGCGCGCCTCGAGGACCGCGGCTGGGTGCGTCGCCGCCCCGAGCCCACCGACGGCCGCACCACGCTCGCGACGCTCACCGACGCCGGCTGGGCCAAGGTCGTCGCCACCGCACCCTGCCACGTCACCGAGGTCCGCCGCCGCGTCTTCGACGGGCTCACCCCGGAGCAGGTCGCGGCGCTCGACGAGGTCTCCCGGCACATCACCACCGCGTGCGACGTCGCGCTCCCGGACATCGACACCGGGGAGCCCCGCAGGTGA
- a CDS encoding alpha/beta fold hydrolase — protein MNGTVRADDGTLLAYRVLGDGPALLCLPGGPMQDADYLGDLGGLSAHRRLVLLDPRGTGRSGTPADPTSYRCDRLVGDVERVREHLGLERVDVLAHSAGANLAALHAAAHPDRVGRLVLVTPSVLALGIDVPDDVRRDLARSRRDEPWFADASPALEAAMAGEGDPGTADRIAPFLAGRWDDAARAHHAAQRGRRNDEAAAAYGGAGVFDVDRTRAAVRALPAPVLALAGGVDVAAPPAAVAEVAEAYGRGRLVVQPGAGHAPWLDDPTAFVCAVEGFLATP, from the coding sequence GTGAACGGCACCGTGCGGGCCGACGACGGCACCCTCCTCGCCTACCGCGTGCTCGGCGACGGCCCTGCGCTGCTCTGCCTGCCCGGCGGCCCGATGCAGGACGCCGACTACCTCGGCGACCTCGGCGGCCTGTCCGCCCATCGGCGGCTCGTCCTGCTCGACCCGCGCGGCACCGGGCGCTCCGGCACGCCCGCCGACCCGACGTCCTACCGCTGCGACCGGCTCGTCGGCGACGTCGAGCGTGTCCGCGAGCACCTCGGGCTCGAGCGCGTCGACGTGCTCGCGCACAGCGCCGGGGCGAACCTCGCTGCGCTCCACGCCGCCGCACACCCCGACCGCGTGGGCCGCCTCGTGCTCGTGACCCCCAGCGTGCTCGCGCTCGGCATCGACGTGCCCGACGACGTGCGACGCGACCTCGCCCGGTCCCGGCGCGACGAGCCGTGGTTCGCTGACGCGTCGCCCGCGCTCGAGGCCGCCATGGCCGGCGAGGGCGACCCCGGCACCGCCGACCGCATCGCGCCGTTCCTCGCGGGGCGCTGGGACGACGCCGCCCGCGCGCACCACGCCGCCCAGCGCGGGCGACGCAACGACGAGGCGGCCGCCGCGTACGGCGGGGCGGGTGTCTTCGACGTCGACCGCACCCGCGCCGCGGTGCGCGCCCTGCCCGCACCCGTGCTCGCGCTCGCGGGCGGGGTGGACGTGGCCGCGCCCCCCGCAGCGGTGGCGGAGGTCGCCGAGGCCTACGGCCGGGGGCGGCTCGTCGTGCAGCCGGGCGCCGGCCACGCGCCGTGGCTGGACGACCCGACGGCGTTCGTCTGCGCGGTCGAGGGCTTCCTCGCGACGCCCTGA
- a CDS encoding OmpA family protein: MTAVAAAVTGLLTGCAAPAHPEPPGGGVEASWGEDCEEIVQAPVAAGTSVLTVVADGTASGRGLTAAPGVGELLAAAQADGLALVVVGVDGPGVPPPVVGPVSLDPYPGSDSVVAGRAREIALRCGAALLHRPEVAPTTPGSDVLAAVTTAVRQQPAAMGILSDGVASDSVLDPAVVGWEPDTQAVVSQLLATGADLPAEATPVTWIGLGETTTVLPSEARAGLGRLWTAVLGARGAPVTVDTRTGSTTTRDVGSLPEDVVAPPQATVVETSTRSVCVLLPSVLLFGPEETELSSTEPLRGVVARATEEPAWVVRVEGHTADFGTPEGRARVSQDRADAVAAALRSQGVTNEVVAVGRGADRPRADEWPAGPRGPHDTAAADVNRRVEIRLGDSDVVDGVPC, encoded by the coding sequence GTGACCGCGGTCGCGGCAGCGGTCACGGGGCTGCTCACCGGGTGCGCGGCACCCGCGCACCCGGAACCGCCTGGCGGTGGCGTCGAGGCGTCCTGGGGCGAGGACTGCGAGGAGATCGTGCAGGCGCCGGTCGCCGCGGGCACGTCCGTGCTGACGGTCGTCGCGGACGGCACCGCCAGCGGGCGCGGCCTCACGGCCGCCCCCGGTGTGGGCGAGCTCCTCGCGGCGGCGCAGGCCGACGGTCTGGCGCTGGTCGTCGTCGGGGTCGACGGCCCCGGGGTGCCGCCGCCCGTCGTGGGACCCGTCAGCCTCGACCCCTACCCGGGCTCCGACTCGGTCGTGGCCGGGCGGGCACGGGAGATCGCGCTCCGGTGCGGCGCTGCGCTGCTGCACCGCCCGGAGGTGGCGCCCACGACGCCGGGGTCGGACGTGCTCGCGGCCGTCACCACCGCCGTGCGTCAGCAGCCCGCGGCGATGGGGATCCTCTCCGACGGCGTCGCGAGCGACAGCGTGCTCGACCCCGCAGTCGTCGGCTGGGAGCCCGACACGCAGGCGGTCGTCTCCCAGCTGCTGGCGACGGGCGCGGACCTGCCTGCGGAGGCGACGCCGGTGACGTGGATCGGCCTCGGGGAGACCACGACCGTCCTGCCCAGCGAGGCGCGCGCCGGGCTGGGCAGGCTGTGGACGGCGGTGCTGGGGGCGCGCGGCGCCCCGGTCACCGTCGACACGCGGACCGGCTCCACGACGACGCGCGACGTCGGGTCGCTCCCGGAGGACGTGGTGGCGCCGCCTCAGGCGACCGTCGTGGAGACGAGCACCCGGTCGGTCTGCGTCCTCCTGCCGTCGGTGCTGCTCTTCGGCCCGGAGGAGACCGAGCTCTCGTCGACCGAGCCGCTGCGGGGGGTGGTCGCCCGCGCCACCGAGGAACCGGCGTGGGTGGTCCGCGTGGAGGGCCACACCGCGGACTTCGGCACCCCGGAAGGGCGGGCCCGGGTCTCGCAGGACCGGGCGGACGCGGTCGCGGCCGCGCTCCGCTCCCAGGGCGTGACCAACGAGGTCGTCGCCGTGGGTCGCGGTGCCGACCGGCCGCGCGCGGACGAGTGGCCGGCAGGTCCGCGCGGCCCGCACGACACCGCCGCGGCGGACGTCAACCGGCGCGTGGAGATCCGTCTCGGCGACAGCGACGTCGTCGACGGCGTCCCCTGCTGA